One Campylobacter concisus DNA window includes the following coding sequences:
- a CDS encoding NAD-binding protein: protein MKFDFKRYYRSFIYSNLNDTTMLICGILTVFFSFLGHSIENGFFSGFLKSAYQTLALLLGNYDFKATNIVSKCSLYIAIVFTLFFYCSVFIKLLGKKLRTWFFLKFLAKNHIVICGAGDMGYALAKDILNKHQDKKLLVVDINPANDNLNSICTLGGYAISGNAIDKNVLNKLNITKAEKIILMTGKDISNLEILDAITKVIPEADKNDPDNEKNIYIHLESKENYEILQSIKEKENDKVSLSIKNKKDKLNSEILDDITKVIPEADKNDPDNEKNIYIHLKSKENDKVSRSIKTRKNISNLEIKKAITKVIPEADKNDPDNEKNIYIHLSSSMINIRAFSVYDNAAQTLFMKHPLGENVDTIDNGSVNLAIVGFDAAGLSVLYRALALGHFFNGKPLNVTIFDNNHEKKRAEFLKLYPIGLKAGGIINWNIYFKDDRELFNKDGIKNFNQIIFCKTNVQASLTDIARIIKNQSTHLENKQFFIFIDKHDGIKGIANDIKIGDKNKIDIIPFGNFSQICSYDVVVNEIYDKMAIRADQRYSDLHDYDTNWGGLSPFLQDSNRMQVEHLPIKLKAINKLLSKNRFLEYDEAKEKARNRWFDLMLNDQNVSDINKIDLWDKIEGAKILATYISLDNIEKLAKMEKHRWNAFYILNGWTTIPKPEGQNYPHRKDDNKKEHALLIGWDELEEASKYIVEDGKNDDEEASKYIVEDGKKPHNYKSDDVETVMRAYDMIVSAFEDDKILQDENSIYCKEIFEFKQKIDRIKNK from the coding sequence ATGAAGTTTGATTTTAAAAGGTATTACCGTAGTTTTATATATAGCAACTTAAACGACACCACAATGCTGATATGTGGTATCTTAACTGTCTTTTTCTCTTTTCTTGGGCACTCCATTGAAAATGGTTTCTTCTCTGGCTTTTTAAAATCAGCCTACCAAACGCTAGCTCTATTACTTGGAAACTATGATTTTAAAGCAACTAACATTGTCAGTAAATGCTCACTTTATATAGCTATAGTCTTTACTCTATTTTTTTACTGCAGTGTTTTTATTAAACTACTTGGCAAAAAGCTTAGAACATGGTTCTTTTTAAAATTTCTTGCAAAAAATCATATCGTGATATGCGGTGCTGGAGATATGGGATATGCCTTGGCTAAAGATATCTTAAACAAACATCAAGATAAAAAGCTATTAGTCGTGGACATAAATCCTGCAAATGATAATTTAAATAGTATATGCACACTTGGTGGATATGCTATATCTGGTAACGCTATCGATAAAAATGTATTAAATAAACTCAATATAACAAAAGCTGAAAAAATCATCCTTATGACTGGCAAAGATATATCAAATTTAGAAATTCTGGACGCTATCACTAAAGTTATTCCTGAAGCAGATAAAAATGATCCAGATAATGAAAAAAATATATACATACACTTAGAATCAAAAGAAAACTACGAAATATTGCAAAGCATAAAAGAAAAAGAAAACGACAAAGTATCGCTAAGCATAAAAAACAAAAAAGATAAATTAAATTCAGAAATTCTGGATGATATTACTAAAGTTATTCCTGAAGCAGATAAAAATGATCCAGATAATGAAAAAAATATATACATACATTTAAAATCAAAAGAAAACGACAAAGTATCGCGAAGCATAAAGACCAGAAAAAATATATCAAATTTAGAAATTAAGAAAGCTATCACTAAAGTTATTCCTGAAGCAGATAAAAATGATCCAGATAATGAAAAAAATATATACATACATTTATCATCAAGTATGATTAATATAAGAGCATTTAGTGTTTATGACAATGCAGCACAAACACTATTTATGAAGCACCCTCTAGGTGAAAATGTAGATACAATAGATAATGGTAGTGTAAATCTTGCCATAGTAGGCTTTGACGCAGCAGGGCTATCTGTGCTATACCGCGCTTTAGCCTTAGGTCATTTTTTTAACGGCAAACCACTAAACGTAACGATCTTTGACAATAACCACGAAAAAAAGAGAGCCGAGTTTTTAAAACTATATCCTATTGGCTTAAAGGCAGGTGGCATAATCAATTGGAATATCTATTTTAAAGATGATAGAGAGTTATTTAACAAAGATGGAATAAAAAATTTTAACCAAATCATTTTTTGTAAAACTAACGTTCAAGCAAGCCTTACTGATATAGCTAGGATCATAAAAAATCAATCAACTCATTTGGAAAACAAACAGTTTTTTATATTTATAGATAAACATGATGGCATAAAAGGCATTGCAAATGATATCAAGATAGGTGATAAAAACAAAATAGACATTATACCTTTTGGCAATTTTTCTCAAATTTGCTCTTACGATGTCGTTGTAAATGAGATATACGACAAAATGGCCATAAGGGCAGATCAACGATATAGTGATCTTCATGATTATGATACAAATTGGGGCGGTCTGTCACCTTTTTTACAAGACTCAAATAGAATGCAAGTTGAACACTTGCCTATAAAACTAAAAGCGATAAACAAGCTATTGAGCAAAAACAGATTTTTAGAGTATGATGAAGCAAAGGAAAAAGCTCGAAATAGATGGTTTGATCTTATGCTTAATGATCAAAATGTTTCTGATATAAATAAAATAGATTTATGGGATAAGATAGAGGGGGCTAAAATTTTAGCAACATATATAAGTCTTGACAACATAGAAAAATTAGCCAAAATGGAAAAACATCGCTGGAATGCTTTTTATATCTTAAATGGCTGGACTACTATACCAAAACCAGAGGGGCAAAACTATCCTCATAGAAAAGATGACAATAAAAAAGAGCATGCTCTTTTGATCGGCTGGGATGAGCTAGAAGAAGCTTCTAAATATATAGTTGAAGATGGTAAAAATGATGATGAAGAAGCTTCTAAATATATAGTTGAAGATGGTAAAAAGCCTCATAACTACAAAAGTGATGATGTAGAGACAGTTATGAGAGCTTACGATATGATAGTTTCAGCTTTTGAAGATGATAAAATCTTACAAGATGAAAATTCCATCTATTGTAAAGAGATATTCGAGTTTAAACAAAAAATAGACAGAATCAAAAATAAATGA
- a CDS encoding AAA family ATPase has translation MRTIFLAAKYIAIQKGKDVIEAEDIVEAVNSVEITDPNFKKILASIGLKRSKNNTKIDEFAINVAMKNNTVKFSEEVNKIKRILEQNGYGFNTNISNLKKIDKSEPQEEAWHTNQGCFSLINKIKKELEDKIYSQEQAIETILDKVVTFYYRKNINSLKAIFFFLGPPATGKTYLAEILGEILTGYSTKVFNMSTYQGENQNFALTGLSAGYKNEREGDLTKFVKEHPKSICVFDEIEKAHPNVQNVFLDIMARGKTDDDFTKKTVDFSECIFIFTSNLGSELYSNKNFLNTMALEVNSAQNIILETISREKSTAYSRGEAEPIFKPEFLSRLAQGEIVLFNKLTFNALLRIARENFQTDMRNFEKAFGIKIEMPQEEELLLKANLLTYLPFIDARCIKSKFSQKIFDNITDLLRSCQKDIKKIKFIIDSEAIKSLKNIIKDDPKQNDELIMDCFRKNQTLKFLNKIEVTGKTLIIKYHNAYIAKLPKSVDYSDEAGSIIADIPSIKFDDIAGHEKAKKRLNEIATLLKNKEKIVNFNIDAPKGILLYGPPGTGKTMLAKAFANEAELPFISTTGSELLDMELMKKVFKRAREYAPSIIFIDEIDAIGKRDGSRLDILINQFLTEINGFGDNLDIFIIAATNLKEKLDPAILRSGRIDIHIHIGMLDKEARGYFIDKMLKNPTVGNINKSKLIKFSVGMSGADLQKAYREASLEALRNGLEGISEELILEHINNVKYGDKLTGKTYAQIQAETAYHEAGHAIISHILMPHVKIEQITVEPRGKAFGFVAFDREEDVKNLSFDDIKNQICVSFAGRTAEIYFQKNEGIDTGATNDLKVATNLAYSAVKNYGMSNIGYINLESIDSFGSNLNDKIDNEVLEILKEQKTRCEQLIKENKDKINKLAKLLIEKEVIDEDEFLKQVKDDA, from the coding sequence ATGAGAACCATTTTCCTAGCGGCTAAATATATAGCCATACAAAAAGGCAAAGATGTTATAGAAGCTGAAGATATAGTAGAAGCGGTAAATTCGGTTGAAATAACTGATCCTAATTTTAAAAAAATCTTAGCATCGATTGGTCTTAAAAGGTCTAAAAATAATACTAAAATAGATGAATTTGCTATTAACGTTGCAATGAAAAATAACACTGTTAAATTTTCTGAAGAAGTGAATAAAATAAAGAGGATTCTTGAACAAAACGGATATGGCTTTAACACAAATATTAGCAATCTTAAAAAGATAGATAAGAGCGAACCACAAGAAGAAGCATGGCATACAAATCAAGGATGCTTCTCTCTCATTAACAAAATAAAAAAAGAACTAGAAGATAAAATTTACTCTCAAGAGCAAGCTATAGAGACAATACTAGATAAAGTCGTAACCTTTTACTACAGAAAAAACATAAATTCTCTAAAAGCTATCTTCTTTTTTCTTGGACCGCCAGCCACTGGCAAGACCTATTTGGCTGAAATACTAGGGGAAATTTTAACTGGTTATTCTACTAAAGTCTTTAATATGAGCACATATCAAGGTGAAAATCAAAATTTTGCCCTTACTGGACTAAGTGCTGGCTATAAAAATGAAAGAGAAGGCGATCTAACCAAATTTGTAAAAGAACATCCTAAGTCTATATGTGTGTTTGACGAGATCGAAAAAGCCCATCCAAATGTTCAAAATGTCTTTTTAGACATTATGGCTAGGGGTAAAACAGATGATGATTTTACTAAAAAGACTGTTGATTTTAGTGAATGTATTTTTATATTTACATCAAATTTAGGCAGTGAGCTCTACTCTAATAAAAATTTCCTAAACACTATGGCGCTAGAGGTAAATTCTGCTCAAAACATCATTTTAGAAACTATCAGCAGAGAGAAAAGCACTGCTTATAGCAGAGGTGAAGCAGAGCCTATCTTTAAACCAGAATTTTTATCTAGACTTGCTCAAGGCGAGATAGTGTTGTTTAACAAGCTTACTTTTAATGCGCTACTACGTATCGCTAGAGAAAATTTCCAAACCGATATGAGAAATTTTGAAAAAGCTTTTGGCATAAAAATAGAAATGCCACAAGAGGAAGAGTTGCTATTAAAAGCAAATTTACTTACATATCTGCCATTTATCGATGCAAGATGCATAAAATCAAAATTTAGCCAAAAAATATTTGACAATATAACAGATCTTTTGAGAAGCTGCCAAAAAGATATCAAAAAGATCAAATTTATCATAGATAGTGAAGCTATAAAGTCTCTAAAAAATATCATAAAAGACGATCCAAAACAAAACGATGAATTAATTATGGATTGCTTTAGAAAAAATCAAACATTAAAATTTTTAAACAAGATCGAAGTAACAGGCAAGACATTAATTATTAAGTACCACAATGCTTACATAGCCAAACTGCCAAAATCAGTTGATTATTCAGATGAGGCAGGAAGCATAATCGCTGATATACCTAGCATAAAATTTGATGATATAGCTGGGCATGAAAAAGCCAAAAAACGCTTAAATGAGATAGCTACTCTTTTAAAAAATAAAGAAAAAATAGTAAATTTTAATATAGATGCACCAAAGGGCATATTGCTTTATGGACCTCCTGGCACTGGTAAAACCATGCTTGCAAAAGCATTTGCAAACGAGGCCGAACTTCCTTTCATAAGCACTACTGGAAGTGAGCTTTTAGATATGGAGTTAATGAAAAAAGTATTTAAAAGAGCTAGGGAGTATGCCCCATCGATCATTTTCATAGATGAGATAGATGCTATAGGCAAAAGAGATGGCAGCAGGCTAGATATTTTAATCAATCAATTTTTAACTGAAATAAATGGTTTTGGCGACAATTTAGATATTTTCATCATCGCTGCTACGAATTTAAAAGAGAAATTAGATCCTGCTATTTTACGTTCTGGTCGCATAGATATACATATCCATATCGGTATGTTAGATAAAGAAGCTCGTGGATATTTCATAGACAAGATGCTTAAAAATCCAACCGTAGGCAACATAAATAAAAGCAAGCTTATAAAATTTAGTGTAGGAATGAGCGGAGCTGATTTACAAAAAGCATATAGAGAAGCGTCCCTAGAAGCTTTGCGTAACGGGCTTGAAGGCATTAGTGAAGAGCTAATTTTAGAGCATATCAACAATGTAAAATACGGCGACAAACTAACTGGCAAAACCTACGCACAGATACAAGCTGAAACAGCATATCATGAAGCAGGTCACGCCATTATTTCACATATATTAATGCCGCACGTAAAAATAGAACAAATAACGGTTGAGCCAAGAGGCAAGGCATTTGGTTTTGTAGCCTTCGATAGAGAAGAGGATGTTAAAAATTTAAGCTTTGATGATATCAAAAACCAAATTTGTGTCTCTTTTGCAGGTAGAACAGCAGAAATTTATTTTCAAAAAAATGAAGGTATAGACACTGGCGCGACTAACGATCTAAAAGTAGCGACAAATTTGGCATATAGTGCTGTTAAAAACTACGGCATGAGCAATATAGGATATATAAATTTAGAGTCTATTGATAGCTTTGGTAGTAATTTAAACGACAAAATAGATAACGAAGTTCTAGAAATTTTAAAAGAACAAAAAACAAGGTGTGAGCAGCTAATCAAAGAAAACAAAGACAAGATAAACAAACTAGCAAAACTCCTTATAGAAAAAGAAGTTATTGATGAGGATGAGTTTTTAAAACAGGTTAAAGACGATGCTTAA
- a CDS encoding ATP-binding protein — protein MKKAFRLFISSTFEDFKIERDLLQNEVFPKIREYCESKGFSFQPIDLRWGINNEAQLDQKTLPVCLREVRNCASYPHPNFLIMLGDRYGWVPLPYIIDKKEFDDIRKKLKSSDKQLLDEWYRLDKNQLSEDKDRGCYILKRRDGAFVKYEEWYKVEEKIRQILQKASENFPEDKKKKYFMSATHHEFEEICKNESNKNFIIPIFRRFKNQKQPRNQNIENFRQSVENNIPKECKHNIINEEIDNKFKIYSKAKFIAQIVKKLKANIDVGIKEFSSAPENFEHNIFKTQQIDTFLGRQKSLKKITNYLNDETDTPLIIYSHSGMGKTTLMKKAIEEAEEATLGKARIFYKFVGADGKSFYKRDLLTDLICEIEGSSQKDNLNNLSEYDFDKYVSELLSSDKDENIVIFIDALDQLKATDQLFWLPQKLGKNVKIILSVLKDEEFRDDSIYFKNLIKKYGDKNTINLNNDSLSSEAKGLFENFLGKHKRTLTKEQINEVEKKFKNANCSPLYAFIISQELKNISSNDKIDIADDIPSAINEFIDNLENLYHQEELLIQKVLSYIAFSKYGISENELLDLLSKEIKSDKKFYNKVFFIKNVSLSNNISFPISLWASLSSLLEPFLTLVYKDDKLLINFFHRQFIEAITKRYEKYKQETHLKLAEYFYSFEKKEKLWDERYYSPRALSELFYHLYYSNSKKFEKYLNHLELIGSIYDHYKFKDFREILDNLDEDKFLAQKSFYREKDYLFNDNTNYFKPHIVLFQLAYADGKDSQLTISAKKLLRAGKVNFCWLKSSNIPANFTRTGLLAVFDWENTKRLSNGNFLVTKSGGNQCIFSKDFKFLSDLRTRSKSYYELQNGNLLNKTFKTVDYDDIEIITTITNDGQNVNTPKELIFEKELENGDLLLYDGKNYGVYSVDLNLKKQYSNEEFDFFMIQKYELDMQDNYKYYLGQDIKIERITYDYIYDEDDYPIPLYNYNIYDKKDSLLITAQDVALFKNKYILLNICKDDNSALHIYSLGMKLIKVISLSIKSCCVKELSNGDILLDNSAILTSEWEIKYKFEKIALIKNNTLLVADKNGTSFFDENLKNILFVSDLEFKNLTKLKNQNLLIYFEHRIDFVTSDLKNITTIASKKDSDFFSTDDIHFKDFGDIMVLYRDHIDIKFYETKTGKLFKTLQAQYSITGLEIFDNKALINFGELKKAFLYSLKQSYNKISNFNGKLEKVSAFTNNYVIAYFSNGNIYIYYKDFKIKKLYEHCDDLEIQKDTFTIKEKNSDICIINKELKAIKHIKEPYTIGECLSNDNILLYELEDDILIKSFYMYLKSDNTIKKIDAPVFGALGDDTKINIDSARNKVTIERFLQGEVVQKYIYDKNGNSIRNAIEQENKNPSYRVIKKTSKGMKLEVRDNDFIMEVYFKYYSKMYINYTKIYRSNIFLDTNNNFILTFNFADCEDKGYFEEITTIYSRNRKRLKTILGTSLKKQLSNENILMTSGDLYSSKYKYIKKIHGNFVKELNDGSLIFTENDKTFYYDADYRLINNNDTFNIDASKHDKFDYIPDKHIFIYHYDPNRPRVIEFEQECKVKNFKDYYVVVFKHGIAILYKYIDKRKFFYMPEETTVIKIYKNKCLVYNEDGFSYFMFS, from the coding sequence ATGAAAAAAGCCTTTAGATTATTCATATCTTCTACTTTTGAAGACTTTAAAATAGAAAGAGACCTGCTTCAAAATGAAGTCTTCCCTAAGATACGAGAGTACTGCGAAAGTAAAGGCTTTTCTTTTCAGCCCATAGATCTTAGATGGGGCATCAATAACGAAGCTCAATTAGATCAAAAAACTCTACCAGTCTGCCTTAGAGAGGTGAGAAACTGCGCGTCATATCCACATCCAAATTTTCTAATCATGCTTGGCGATAGATATGGTTGGGTCCCACTTCCTTATATAATAGACAAAAAAGAGTTTGATGATATACGAAAAAAATTAAAGAGTTCAGATAAACAACTATTAGACGAATGGTACCGATTAGACAAAAACCAATTAAGTGAAGATAAAGACCGTGGCTGCTATATATTAAAGCGTAGAGACGGAGCTTTTGTAAAATACGAAGAGTGGTATAAAGTTGAAGAAAAAATACGCCAAATATTGCAAAAAGCATCCGAAAATTTCCCAGAAGATAAAAAGAAAAAATACTTTATGTCTGCTACGCACCATGAGTTTGAAGAGATATGTAAAAACGAAAGCAACAAAAATTTCATAATCCCTATCTTTAGGCGGTTTAAGAACCAAAAGCAACCTCGCAATCAAAATATCGAAAATTTTAGACAAAGTGTAGAAAACAACATACCAAAAGAGTGCAAACACAATATCATTAACGAAGAGATTGATAATAAATTTAAAATATACTCTAAAGCTAAATTTATAGCGCAGATAGTGAAAAAACTAAAAGCAAATATAGACGTAGGTATAAAAGAGTTTAGTAGTGCTCCAGAAAATTTTGAACACAACATATTTAAAACACAGCAGATAGATACATTTTTGGGTAGGCAAAAATCACTAAAAAAGATCACCAACTATTTAAACGATGAAACTGACACGCCACTCATCATATACTCTCACTCTGGTATGGGTAAAACAACGCTTATGAAAAAAGCGATCGAAGAGGCAGAAGAAGCAACCCTTGGTAAAGCTCGCATTTTTTACAAATTCGTTGGAGCCGATGGTAAATCCTTTTATAAAAGGGATTTATTAACCGATCTCATCTGTGAGATAGAAGGCTCATCACAAAAAGACAACCTAAACAACCTAAGCGAATATGATTTTGACAAATATGTCAGCGAATTGCTCTCAAGCGATAAAGATGAAAATATAGTTATTTTTATAGATGCACTTGATCAGCTTAAAGCAACAGATCAACTCTTTTGGCTACCGCAAAAACTTGGTAAAAACGTAAAGATCATTTTATCTGTTTTAAAAGATGAAGAATTTAGAGATGACAGCATTTATTTTAAAAATTTGATCAAAAAATATGGAGATAAAAATACCATAAATTTAAACAATGATAGTTTAAGTAGTGAGGCAAAAGGGCTATTTGAAAATTTCCTTGGAAAACATAAAAGGACGCTGACAAAAGAACAAATAAACGAGGTAGAAAAGAAATTTAAAAATGCAAACTGCTCTCCTTTGTATGCATTTATCATCTCACAAGAGCTAAAAAATATAAGCTCAAACGACAAAATAGATATCGCGGACGATATACCTAGCGCTATAAATGAATTTATAGATAACCTTGAAAATTTATACCATCAAGAAGAGCTTCTTATACAAAAGGTCTTAAGCTACATAGCCTTTAGCAAATACGGCATTAGCGAGAACGAGCTACTTGACCTACTATCAAAAGAGATAAAAAGCGACAAAAAATTTTACAACAAAGTCTTTTTTATAAAAAACGTCTCTTTATCCAACAACATATCATTTCCTATATCTCTTTGGGCAAGTTTATCTAGCCTACTTGAGCCATTTTTAACTCTTGTTTATAAAGACGATAAACTACTCATAAACTTTTTCCACAGGCAGTTTATAGAGGCTATCACTAAAAGATATGAAAAATACAAACAAGAAACGCACTTGAAACTAGCAGAGTACTTTTATAGCTTTGAGAAAAAAGAAAAACTATGGGACGAAAGATACTATTCACCAAGAGCTCTAAGCGAGCTATTTTACCATCTATACTACTCAAATTCTAAGAAATTTGAAAAATATCTAAATCATCTAGAACTTATCGGCAGCATATATGATCATTATAAATTTAAAGATTTCAGAGAAATTTTGGATAACCTAGATGAAGATAAATTTTTGGCTCAAAAGAGCTTCTACCGAGAAAAGGACTATCTTTTCAATGATAATACGAACTATTTTAAACCACACATTGTATTGTTTCAACTAGCTTATGCAGATGGTAAAGACTCGCAGCTAACTATATCCGCCAAAAAGCTCTTAAGGGCTGGCAAAGTAAATTTCTGCTGGCTTAAGTCTAGCAATATCCCCGCAAATTTTACCAGGACTGGACTACTAGCAGTTTTTGACTGGGAAAATACCAAAAGACTATCAAATGGGAATTTTTTGGTTACAAAGTCTGGAGGTAACCAGTGTATTTTTTCTAAAGATTTCAAATTTCTATCAGATCTAAGGACAAGATCCAAAAGTTACTATGAACTGCAAAATGGTAATCTCTTGAATAAAACATTTAAAACTGTTGATTATGATGATATAGAAATTATTACGACTATTACGAATGATGGACAAAATGTAAATACACCAAAAGAGCTAATATTTGAAAAAGAACTAGAGAATGGTGATTTGCTGTTATATGACGGCAAAAACTATGGTGTATATTCTGTTGATCTAAATTTAAAGAAGCAATACTCAAACGAAGAATTTGACTTTTTTATGATACAAAAATATGAACTAGATATGCAAGATAACTATAAGTATTATCTAGGACAAGATATCAAGATCGAAAGAATTACTTATGATTATATATATGATGAAGACGACTACCCAATTCCGCTTTATAATTACAATATATACGACAAAAAAGACAGCCTGCTCATAACAGCACAAGATGTTGCTCTTTTTAAAAATAAATACATATTATTAAATATATGTAAAGACGATAACTCAGCTCTTCATATCTACTCTCTTGGTATGAAACTTATAAAAGTTATATCACTAAGCATCAAAAGCTGTTGCGTAAAGGAGCTTAGTAATGGTGATATACTTTTAGACAACAGCGCCATACTAACCAGCGAATGGGAAATAAAATATAAATTTGAAAAGATAGCACTGATTAAAAATAATACTCTGCTAGTAGCTGATAAAAATGGTACCTCATTTTTTGACGAGAATTTAAAAAATATCTTATTTGTAAGCGATCTTGAATTTAAAAACCTCACAAAACTAAAAAATCAAAATTTACTCATATATTTTGAACATCGCATTGATTTTGTCACCAGTGACCTAAAAAATATAACAACTATTGCATCTAAAAAAGACTCCGACTTTTTTAGCACTGATGATATCCACTTTAAAGACTTTGGCGATATCATGGTTTTATATAGAGACCACATAGATATAAAATTTTATGAGACAAAAACTGGGAAGCTTTTTAAAACTCTGCAGGCGCAATATAGCATAACTGGTTTAGAAATTTTTGACAACAAGGCATTGATAAACTTTGGAGAGTTAAAAAAGGCATTTTTATATAGTTTAAAGCAAAGCTACAACAAGATAAGCAACTTTAATGGAAAACTAGAAAAGGTCAGTGCCTTTACAAATAATTATGTGATTGCGTATTTTAGCAATGGAAATATCTATATATACTACAAAGATTTTAAAATAAAAAAGCTTTACGAACACTGTGATGATCTGGAGATACAAAAAGATACCTTTACCATCAAAGAAAAAAATAGCGATATATGCATAATTAATAAAGAGTTGAAAGCTATAAAACATATAAAGGAGCCATATACTATAGGAGAGTGCTTATCAAATGACAACATATTATTATATGAATTAGAAGATGACATTCTAATTAAAAGCTTTTATATGTACCTAAAAAGTGACAATACCATTAAAAAAATAGATGCACCAGTATTTGGCGCACTCGGAGATGATACTAAAATAAATATAGACAGCGCTAGAAATAAAGTTACCATTGAACGCTTTTTGCAAGGAGAGGTAGTCCAAAAATATATATACGACAAGAATGGAAATAGTATAAGAAATGCAATAGAACAAGAAAATAAAAATCCTTCTTATAGGGTCATTAAAAAAACTAGCAAAGGGATGAAACTAGAAGTAAGAGATAATGATTTTATAATGGAAGTGTATTTTAAATACTATAGCAAAATGTATATTAATTACACAAAAATCTATAGATCAAATATATTTTTAGATACAAATAACAACTTTATACTAACTTTCAATTTTGCTGACTGCGAAGATAAAGGCTATTTTGAAGAAATAACCACAATATACAGCCGTAATAGAAAAAGACTAAAAACCATACTAGGCACTTCTCTTAAAAAACAACTGAGCAATGAAAATATACTAATGACCTCTGGCGATCTCTATTCATCAAAATACAAATACATAAAAAAAATACATGGAAATTTTGTTAAAGAACTTAATGACGGTAGTTTGATCTTTACCGAAAACGACAAAACCTTTTATTATGATGCAGACTATAGACTAATAAATAACAATGACACCTTTAATATAGATGCCTCTAAGCACGATAAATTTGATTATATACCAGACAAGCATATTTTTATCTATCACTATGATCCAAATAGACCAAGAGTTATAGAATTTGAACAAGAATGTAAAGTAAAAAATTTTAAAGATTACTATGTAGTAGTATTTAAACATGGCATAGCTATCTTATATAAATATATCGATAAGAGAAAATTTTTCTATATGCCAGAAGAAACAACAGTGATAAAAATATATAAAAATAAATGTTTGGTTTATAATGAAGATGGATTTTCATATTTTATGTTTAGCTAA
- a CDS encoding spore coat protein, giving the protein MSNICKNLEFFRYINKMYNLKQYVNEILKNHHDERIFSFEFDGQKFWLKRIEKSIEGSFLTKIFKPNPYKSFAAEIKKLEILNEANAPAPKLVLKSDEFFVIEDVGEPVARLFKYSTDENFKHEILLKAARALAGLHALNFAHGRPALRDIAIKNDEINFIDFESKFFSDDLELRKCRDLLVFIHELYRQKISNELVKEAIDEYIKANGSEIYEHSLRLILKFKPLYYLLRPFKFLDKKDLNAAISTFELLLPAAKSKITSR; this is encoded by the coding sequence ATGTCAAATATATGTAAAAATTTAGAATTCTTTCGCTACATTAACAAAATGTATAATTTAAAACAATATGTAAATGAAATTTTAAAAAATCACCACGATGAGCGTATATTTAGCTTTGAATTTGATGGGCAGAAATTTTGGTTAAAACGCATTGAAAAGAGCATTGAAGGCAGCTTTTTAACTAAAATTTTTAAACCAAACCCTTATAAGTCATTTGCTGCTGAGATAAAAAAGCTTGAAATTTTAAACGAGGCAAATGCCCCTGCTCCAAAGCTCGTGCTAAAAAGTGATGAATTTTTTGTTATAGAGGATGTTGGTGAGCCAGTTGCTAGGCTGTTTAAATATAGCACCGATGAAAATTTTAAGCATGAAATTTTACTAAAAGCAGCCCGCGCATTAGCTGGACTTCACGCCCTCAATTTCGCGCACGGACGCCCAGCGCTTAGGGATATCGCCATAAAAAATGACGAGATAAATTTTATTGATTTTGAGTCAAAATTTTTTAGCGATGATCTAGAGCTTAGAAAGTGCCGTGATCTGCTAGTTTTCATCCACGAGCTCTACCGACAAAAAATTTCAAACGAGCTTGTAAAAGAGGCGATTGATGAGTACATTAAGGCTAATGGCAGCGAAATTTACGAGCACTCTTTGCGATTAATATTGAAATTTAAGCCACTTTACTATCTGCTAAGGCCGTTTAAATTTTTAGATAAAAAAGATCTAAATGCAGCTATTTCAACATTTGAGCTACTTTTGCCAGCCGCAAAATCCAAAATCACATCCAGGTAA